AAACAAAAAAAGGCGGCCCTTTCGGAACCGCCTTTTCTAATTGTATTTGTCAAGATTAAAATTGTAAGCTCACCTTACGGTTTAAGAACTGATCATTCTCATCAAATGGCATGGTTTCTCCCATCTGAATGCTAATCTGAGCATCCGTCATACCAAACTGCATTAAAAAGTCTTTTACAGCGGTTGCACGACGTTGCTTGAGGTTATTGTTGTAGTCATCCGAGCCCACCTTATCCGCGTAAGCAGTTAAGACCACCTTGGCGGGTTTGCGTTGCGCAATTCGGGCTAAGCTCTTTTTAGCTTCAGCGCTGAGGCGATCGCTATCAAAAGCGAAATAAACCTCCTCTACATTGGCTAGGGTAGATTTGGATTTAGCCGCCTCTTCTTTTAAGGCATCCAACTCATCTTTTAAGCTGCTGATTTTACTTTCCTTAGCTTCCAGCTCATCTTCCTGCTCATTAAGGCTATTGCTGAGATCTTCAATCTTACTTTGGTTCACCATCGGGGTGCTATCCTGACTTTGTCCTTTCACATTCAGATAGTCGATCCCGAAATAATCTACGGTATAAGTAGGTTTCTTTTCCTTCGATCCAAAAGTATAAGCTACGCCCAAAGCAGTAGTTAAATAGGTATCGCTACCTGCTGCTTCATTAAAGCCATCAAATCCATCATCATAAGCCACATTGTACAGTACCTCCAAATCTACGCGCCAGGCATTATTGATCTCATACTGCAAGCCCATGCCTACGCGGCCTCCCCAGAAATTATCATTATTCGCTTGATCAGGCGCATCATCCGCCAAAAGGAATTGCTCAGAATCGTAAGAGCCATAGCCCAATCCGATTTTGGTATACACATTCCATCGACGGTTTACCATTCCTGGATTGAGGTTATTCCAAATGAAAATTCCATCCAAACCGGTAAGGTTAAACTTGCCCGAATAGTACTCCACATCGCTGGCGCCGGAAATACTGGCACGACGGTGACTTAATTGAACGCCAATCAGAGGATTGAACATATACTCCAAATACAGCTCAAAACCCATATCGAAATTGGTTTTCGGACCATTTAAGCCATACATATCCTGAGCTAAAGGACCATCAAAACGATAGGAAGGCAAATCGTAAACATGCATTCCGCGTAATCCGAAAGTCCAAGGCTTTAGATTGGCATTTAAATCAGTACCACCGCTTTGAGCTTGAGCGCTAAACGAGGAGGCAGTAACTAAAAGTAGGGCAACTAACTTTTTCATTGTCATGCGATTATTTGATGATGATTCGGTGATTAGCTACACCCTCATCGTTGGAGATTCGTAAAATATAAGTCGCTGCTGGCAGGTGGCCGAAGTCCAGACTTAACAATCCACCATCGCTGGTTTGCGACTTCTTCTGGTAAATCAATTTACCCTCCAGACTCATCAGCTCAACTTGCAATTCAGTACGCTGACTGGCATTGATTTGAATATTGATCAAACCATCAGTTGGGTTAGGATACACTTCCAGAGCGGTAAGATCCAATTCCTCAATTCCGATTCCACCACCATTGGTTCCAATTACAAATCCGGCACCGTAGTTCAAACATCCTGAGGCGTTTCCTACCATCACTTGATAGTTACCACCTACGGTATAAGGCAGGGTTGAGTTTACTGCGCCAGGAATAATCTGACCATTGCGATACCACTGATAGGTAGTATAAGCACCCTGAACACCTAGAGTTGTAGTTCCAACCTGAATAATTACCGGAGTAAGCGGAACAGGCAATACAGTTACCGTAATAACTCCAGTCACCGAGCAATTGTAATCATCGGTGAAGGTATAGTTCAACTGATGACGACCAGGGCCGGCAATACGAGGACTGAAGTAATTCCCGCCCATAATACCAGGACCGGTCCAAACCATAGTGGCCTGACCTAAGGAAATCTCTACTGGGTCTTCATTAGCACAAATCTCCAGAAGGTTGGTAATCAAAGGCTGACCTTGTGGTACAATGGTTACGGTAAAGCTTACGATAGAGTCATTACCTGCCGCATCACGAATACGGAATACGTTTTGGGTAGTTCCTATTGGGAAGATACTTCCGCTTGGCAGACCCGCCGTTTGAGTAATGCTAATGGTTCCGCAATTATCAGCCCCAGTTACAGGAGGATAAACATAGGAAGCACTACAAATACCTACGGTATCCGATTGAGGCACGAAGGTTGGGCGAGGCTTCACATTATCCTCAATTGTCACATCGAAGGTGGCAGTACTTATATTACCAGCACCATCGGTAGCAGTAATAGTTACAGTAGTAGTACCTAATGGGAATACACTACCAGAAGGATGAGAGTAGCTAAGGCTAGCCCCGCTACAGTTATCGCTAACGCTAGCGGCGGGATAAGTTACCACTCCCTCACAGGCAGTTGGCGTATTGCTTACAATGGTATCATTAGGAACATTAGAAATGCTAGGAGCCACTACATCGCTTACCGTTACTACGAAAGAGGCCGTACTGCTATTACCATTGGCATCCGTAGCGGTATAAGTTACCGTGGTATTTCCTAATGGGAAGGTAGCGCCAGAGCTATGGCTGCTCACAATGCTTGGTACCCCACAGTTATCGGTAGCAGTAGGATTAATCCAGTTTACCACTGCATCACAAGATCCGGCATTTGGAATAATTTGGAAACTGCTTGGGATATTGGAAATCACTGGCGACACCGTATCCTGAACATTAATAGTAAAGGATTGACTTACCGAGTTTCCACTAGGATCGCTGGCGGTAACCACAACAGTTGTAATTCCTAAGGGGAAATAACTTCCATTTAATTGATTGCTCAATACACTGGTAGTATTACAATTGTCGCTAGCGGTAATTGTTGGCCACTGAACATTGGTACCACACTGACCTGCATTGGCATAAGCCGTGATATTCGCAGGAAGGTTATCAATGGTTGGGGTAATGGTATCGAATACGGTTACGAAGGTGCTTCCGCTGGCAGAATTACCCTCATTGTCAGTAACGGTTAGGATCACTAGGTTCTGACCTAAATCCGCACAATCAAATACCGTGATATCGGCACTAATGCTCGCTACACCACAGTTATCGAAGCTATTATTATCAATATCCTGAGCAGTGATAGAGGCCATACCATTGGCATCCAAATACAAGGTATGTCCCTGCGTTAATACGGTTGGGGCCATATTATCTTCAACCATCACCACGGCAGTGGCCGAGCTTTGATTTCCGCTGTTATCCGTAACCGTAAGAACCACGTTATTGGCACCGATATCCGCACAGGTAAAGCTGGTTTGGCTTAAGCTCATATTGCTGATTTGGCAATTATCGCTAGAGCCATTATTAATCATGCTGGTGCTAATAGTAGCATTACCACTGGCATCTAAACTCACAGTGATATTCCGAACCAAGGCCTCTGGCTTATTGGTATCTACTACCGTAACAGTGGCTTGTGCACTTTGGCTGTTGCCGGATGCGTCGGTAGCAGTGAGCATTACAGTATTAGGACCTAAATCATTACAGCTAAAGCTGGTTCTGTTAAGGCTGTAAGTGCTAATTCCACAATTGTCTACCGATCCATTGTTAATCATGGCAGTACTAATGCTGGCCTGACCATTGGTATCCAGATAAACCGTTTGTCCCTGGGTCATTACCGTTGGAGCGATATTATCCTGAACAGTTACAATGAAATTGGTAGAATTCACATTGCCTTCGGTATCGCGAACGGTAAAGCTTAGGCTATTTGCTCCTAAATCAGCGCAGCTAAATTGATCCTGAGAAACCCACATCGAGTCGATGCTACAGTTGTCAGTACTTCCATTATTAGCCTGGGCAGGAGTGATAGAACCTTGTCCGTTGGCATCCAAGCTTAGGGTTAAGTTTTGGGCTTGGGCCGATGGATTAATATTATCCTCCACAATTACCGTAGCCGTACCCGAAGTAGAATTGGCATTCTGATCGGTAATGGTAATGCTCACGGAATTGGAACCAAGATCCGTGCAATCGAAAATAGTTTTTGAAGCGGAGTAGAATAATTGGTTAGAACAGTTATCGCTGCTACCGCCATCTAATTGAGAGGCCGCAATAGAAGCTTGTCCGGTTGCCCCTAATTGAACAGTAATAGTACGCGTTACCAGCGTAGGGCTGATGGTATCTTTCACATCAACCAGGAAAGAAGCTGAATGTGCATTTCCACTAAGGTCGGTGGCCGTTAAATCGCGTAACTGTAAGCCTTTGTCCGCACAGCTAAAGGTATCTTGACTTAAGCTTAAGCTGATGGTACAGTTGTCTGAGCTACCGGAATTTACCATGGCAGGTGTTAGCACAGCATAACCACTGGCATTTAAGTAAATGGTAGCATTCTTAGTGCGCGCCACCGGTGTAATGGTATCTAAAACATCAACCGTAAAGGCCGCGCTGTCGATATTTCCGTTTAAGTCTTCAACAATTAAGTAGCGTGTGTTAGTACCCAAATGAGTACAGGCAAAAATGGAATCGCTCAAGGAATAGCGACGGATTCCGCATAAATCGGAGGATCCGTTTTCTACCATCATGGCGTTGATT
The Croceimicrobium hydrocarbonivorans genome window above contains:
- a CDS encoding OmpA family protein, giving the protein MKKLVALLLVTASSFSAQAQSGGTDLNANLKPWTFGLRGMHVYDLPSYRFDGPLAQDMYGLNGPKTNFDMGFELYLEYMFNPLIGVQLSHRRASISGASDVEYYSGKFNLTGLDGIFIWNNLNPGMVNRRWNVYTKIGLGYGSYDSEQFLLADDAPDQANNDNFWGGRVGMGLQYEINNAWRVDLEVLYNVAYDDGFDGFNEAAGSDTYLTTALGVAYTFGSKEKKPTYTVDYFGIDYLNVKGQSQDSTPMVNQSKIEDLSNSLNEQEDELEAKESKISSLKDELDALKEEAAKSKSTLANVEEVYFAFDSDRLSAEAKKSLARIAQRKPAKVVLTAYADKVGSDDYNNNLKQRRATAVKDFLMQFGMTDAQISIQMGETMPFDENDQFLNRKVSLQF
- a CDS encoding HYR domain-containing protein, producing the protein MKNNYLEKSLRGRIATSLLAALALLFSFDGQAQCTTPGPGEVSIEIVMQSVSFAGEMYWNLSDSTTGNLIASTTAGTYPTNNTSYDGSYLPQHQLCVTANETLKLDALDSFGDGWNGGTFIVRYNSIKDTVFQYSLSGGGFNPNSGATVYFQVPPPPVIVYTCKGSTAPAFNNNDSISGGSGSFDIIWQESADQVSWTAAPGKNDSISYQSPDTHFSTKYFRRRVIDLTCGDTAYSNVLTLMVPDSLLIDSGTVTNVSCYGQADGEIEAHISGGRPPYIYAWSNGDSTATTDSLSPGTYTLTVTDQTGCTYVDSFTVSQPDPLALSITLQKSVDCPGFNDGELVANPLGGIPPYTFLWSNGDTTALADTISAGTYTVIMTDSNGCQGFDTIVVNDIDTVRPSVVAQNVTTYLSNNGTTLINAMMVENGSSDLCGIRRYSLSDSIFACTHLGTNTRYLIVEDLNGNIDSAAFTVDVLDTITPVARTKNATIYLNASGYAVLTPAMVNSGSSDNCTISLSLSQDTFSCADKGLQLRDLTATDLSGNAHSASFLVDVKDTISPTLVTRTITVQLGATGQASIAASQLDGGSSDNCSNQLFYSASKTIFDCTDLGSNSVSITITDQNANSTSGTATVIVEDNINPSAQAQNLTLSLDANGQGSITPAQANNGSTDNCSIDSMWVSQDQFSCADLGANSLSFTVRDTEGNVNSTNFIVTVQDNIAPTVMTQGQTVYLDTNGQASISTAMINNGSVDNCGISTYSLNRTSFSCNDLGPNTVMLTATDASGNSQSAQATVTVVDTNKPEALVRNITVSLDASGNATISTSMINNGSSDNCQISNMSLSQTSFTCADIGANNVVLTVTDNSGNQSSATAVVMVEDNMAPTVLTQGHTLYLDANGMASITAQDIDNNSFDNCGVASISADITVFDCADLGQNLVILTVTDNEGNSASGSTFVTVFDTITPTIDNLPANITAYANAGQCGTNVQWPTITASDNCNTTSVLSNQLNGSYFPLGITTVVVTASDPSGNSVSQSFTINVQDTVSPVISNIPSSFQIIPNAGSCDAVVNWINPTATDNCGVPSIVSSHSSGATFPLGNTTVTYTATDANGNSSTASFVVTVSDVVAPSISNVPNDTIVSNTPTACEGVVTYPAASVSDNCSGASLSYSHPSGSVFPLGTTTVTITATDGAGNISTATFDVTIEDNVKPRPTFVPQSDTVGICSASYVYPPVTGADNCGTISITQTAGLPSGSIFPIGTTQNVFRIRDAAGNDSIVSFTVTIVPQGQPLITNLLEICANEDPVEISLGQATMVWTGPGIMGGNYFSPRIAGPGRHQLNYTFTDDYNCSVTGVITVTVLPVPLTPVIIQVGTTTLGVQGAYTTYQWYRNGQIIPGAVNSTLPYTVGGNYQVMVGNASGCLNYGAGFVIGTNGGGIGIEELDLTALEVYPNPTDGLINIQINASQRTELQVELMSLEGKLIYQKKSQTSDGGLLSLDFGHLPAATYILRISNDEGVANHRIIIK